One genomic segment of Hymenobacter psoromatis includes these proteins:
- a CDS encoding class I SAM-dependent methyltransferase — MPHQAPDLLGQALLDYQHGHHAATLTVQCSAAEDEQLPAAYFFRTLLAMPELERQALDECRGRVLDLGAGAGCHSLELQSRDFQDVRAVDHSTGAVQVMQARGVRQVAQHDIFAPRSAEERPYDTVLMLMNGLGLAGTLEGLDKFLVHARTLLAPDGQLLATSSDISYLYQDEDGALVFNLNGPYYGEVTYTFQYKDQTGEPFPWLFIDATLLEDAARAAGYEVDFLGDDENGQYLVRLTVVGGFEPGI, encoded by the coding sequence ATGCCCCACCAAGCCCCCGACCTGCTCGGCCAGGCCCTGCTCGACTACCAGCATGGCCACCACGCAGCCACCCTCACCGTGCAGTGCAGCGCCGCCGAAGATGAGCAATTGCCTGCCGCCTACTTCTTCCGCACCCTGCTGGCCATGCCCGAACTGGAGCGCCAGGCCCTCGATGAGTGCCGCGGCCGCGTGCTCGACCTCGGGGCCGGGGCCGGCTGCCACTCGCTGGAGCTGCAAAGCCGGGATTTTCAGGATGTGCGGGCCGTGGACCATTCTACGGGGGCCGTGCAGGTGATGCAGGCGCGCGGCGTGCGCCAGGTGGCGCAGCACGATATTTTTGCGCCCCGCAGCGCCGAGGAGCGCCCCTACGATACGGTACTTATGCTGATGAATGGCCTGGGCCTGGCCGGTACCCTCGAAGGGCTTGATAAATTTCTGGTCCACGCCCGCACATTGCTCGCTCCCGACGGCCAGCTGCTAGCCACTTCTTCCGACATCAGCTATCTATATCAAGACGAGGACGGCGCGCTGGTATTCAACCTCAACGGCCCGTACTACGGCGAAGTCACTTATACTTTTCAATATAAAGACCAGACCGGTGAGCCCTTCCCCTGGCTCTTTATCGACGCCACGTTGCTGGAAGATGCCGCCCGCGCCGCCGGGTACGAGGTAGACTTTTTGGGTGATGATGAGAATGGCCAGTACTTAGTGCGGCTCACGGTAGTAGGCGGCTTCGAGCCGGGAATATAG
- a CDS encoding ABC1 kinase family protein, with the protein MLFKNTISNLTRIRQVAEVLLRYGFEDVVTTTPLRRLVSQKRRLRWLENDDRAVFQTTRWERIRLIIEELGPTFIKLAQALSNRADLLPQALIDEFEKLQSNVPPFPTVEARAIVEAELGRPLTEVFSEFEDVPIGSASIGQVHRARLLSGEEVVVKVQRPGVRDKVEGDLRLLHELVRLTATFLRGQGLANPQGVVDAFERSMTKELDYTSEARAMEQLRKLYEDYTTFYIPKPYRELSTSKILVIEFVNGCKITDKAQLLVWGLSPETVAETGMDIYLTQIFEFGFFHADPHPGNVLVRPDGTLVLIDFGMVGKLTRQQKYAFAGVFISMARQDARSMALNFRRLALSSDIPNMRAFEADLGQLIEDFAVLDVQDMSMGDLADSLQGIIYQYKLQVPGAVFLILRALVILEGIGKVLHPHFNTFEFVRPYGAKILKEQYSPENILNEAEYTGTQLLALLQTLPTDLRQITRKISKGELRVKVELSGYTSLLRKADQLVSRTVLALLAVGTLLFAGLSLLGRYPPQMPYFRGLPLVTWYSLGATAFLLLLLTLPRRTRRE; encoded by the coding sequence GTGCTTTTCAAAAATACCATTTCCAACCTCACACGCATCCGGCAGGTGGCCGAGGTGCTACTGCGCTACGGCTTTGAGGACGTGGTGACGACGACGCCCCTGCGCCGCCTGGTGAGCCAGAAGCGCCGCCTGCGCTGGCTGGAAAACGACGACCGCGCGGTATTTCAAACCACCCGCTGGGAGCGCATCCGGCTGATAATCGAAGAATTAGGCCCCACCTTCATCAAGCTGGCCCAGGCCCTGAGCAACCGCGCCGACCTGCTACCCCAGGCCCTCATCGACGAGTTTGAGAAGCTGCAAAGCAACGTGCCGCCCTTCCCCACCGTGGAGGCTCGCGCCATCGTAGAAGCCGAGCTGGGCCGCCCGCTGACCGAGGTATTCAGCGAGTTTGAGGACGTGCCCATCGGCTCGGCCAGCATCGGGCAGGTGCACCGGGCGCGCCTGCTCAGCGGCGAGGAGGTAGTGGTGAAAGTGCAGCGCCCCGGCGTGCGCGACAAGGTGGAAGGCGACCTGCGCCTGCTCCACGAGCTGGTGCGCCTCACGGCTACTTTCCTGCGCGGCCAGGGCCTGGCCAACCCCCAGGGCGTGGTGGATGCCTTCGAGCGCAGCATGACCAAAGAGCTGGACTATACCTCCGAAGCCCGCGCGATGGAACAATTGCGCAAGCTCTACGAAGACTACACTACCTTTTACATCCCGAAGCCCTACCGCGAGCTGAGTACCAGCAAAATCCTGGTTATTGAATTCGTAAATGGCTGTAAGATAACCGATAAGGCCCAGCTTCTGGTTTGGGGCCTCAGCCCCGAAACCGTGGCCGAAACGGGTATGGACATCTACCTGACCCAGATATTCGAGTTCGGGTTTTTCCACGCCGACCCGCACCCCGGCAACGTGCTCGTGCGCCCCGATGGTACGCTGGTGCTCATCGACTTTGGTATGGTGGGTAAGCTCACTAGGCAGCAGAAGTATGCTTTTGCGGGCGTCTTCATTAGCATGGCCCGCCAGGATGCGCGTAGCATGGCGCTCAATTTTCGCCGCCTGGCCCTCAGCAGCGACATTCCCAATATGCGCGCCTTCGAGGCCGACCTCGGCCAGCTCATCGAAGACTTCGCGGTGCTCGACGTGCAGGACATGAGCATGGGCGACCTGGCCGACTCGCTGCAAGGTATTATCTACCAGTACAAATTGCAGGTGCCGGGCGCGGTATTTCTCATTCTGCGGGCACTGGTTATTCTGGAAGGTATCGGCAAGGTGCTGCACCCGCACTTCAATACCTTCGAGTTTGTGCGGCCCTACGGGGCCAAAATTCTTAAGGAACAGTATTCGCCCGAAAATATTCTGAACGAGGCTGAGTACACGGGCACCCAGCTGCTGGCCCTGCTTCAGACCCTACCCACCGACCTGCGCCAGATAACCCGCAAAATCAGCAAGGGCGAGTTGCGGGTGAAGGTGGAGCTGAGCGGCTACACCAGCCTGCTGCGCAAGGCCGACCAGCTCGTGAGCCGCACCGTGCTGGCGCTGCTGGCGGTGGGCACGCTGCTCTTCGCAGGCTTGAGTTTGCTCGGCCGCTACCCCCCGCAGATGCCGTATTTCCGCGGCCTACCCCTCGTAACGTGGTACAGCCTCGGAGCCACCGCATTCTTGCTGCTGCTGCTCACGCTACCCCGCCGCACGCGCCGGGAGTAG
- a CDS encoding DUF2256 domain-containing protein: MLASQKKGQLPTKICATCGLPFEYRKKWRNNWPDVKYCSEKCQRNKKSGINE, translated from the coding sequence ATGCTCGCGTCGCAGAAAAAAGGCCAGCTCCCCACTAAAATCTGCGCCACCTGCGGCCTGCCCTTCGAGTACCGCAAGAAGTGGCGCAACAATTGGCCAGACGTGAAATATTGCAGCGAAAAGTGCCAGCGAAACAAGAAATCAGGGATTAACGAGTAG
- a CDS encoding DinB family protein, translated as MTNRLHLLFEQLDLATEHALAAAEALGPRAYTPPVPGEWAAAQVIHHLLTTEKRITQALRQTLAADAGALRPGTYKNRLRALLLRVALRLPGLKFKVPPMLTPPPAPETIAPLPELRAEWTSIRRQLEQVLHEFPGTKLNHTVFRHPRAGWLTIGQTITSVLDHALHHQQQLHRISKVLG; from the coding sequence ATGACTAACCGCTTGCACCTGCTCTTCGAGCAGCTCGACCTGGCCACCGAGCACGCCCTGGCCGCGGCCGAGGCGCTGGGGCCGCGTGCCTATACGCCGCCCGTGCCCGGCGAGTGGGCAGCGGCCCAGGTCATTCACCATTTGCTGACGACCGAAAAGCGCATTACGCAGGCGCTGCGCCAGACCCTGGCCGCCGACGCCGGCGCGCTGCGCCCCGGCACCTACAAAAACCGCCTGCGCGCGCTACTGTTACGGGTGGCGCTGCGCCTGCCCGGCCTCAAGTTCAAGGTGCCGCCGATGCTGACGCCGCCGCCCGCGCCCGAAACCATCGCGCCACTACCCGAGTTGCGTGCCGAGTGGACGAGCATCCGTCGGCAGCTGGAACAGGTACTGCACGAGTTTCCGGGCACTAAGCTGAACCACACGGTTTTTCGCCACCCGCGCGCCGGCTGGCTCACCATTGGCCAAACGATTACCTCGGTGCTCGACCACGCGCTGCACCACCAGCAGCAGCTCCATCGCATCAGCAAGGTGCTGGGGTAA
- a CDS encoding Uma2 family endonuclease produces the protein MTPTLPSVITDISQLDLSQSYTYADYLSWKFTEYVELIRGKVMRKMSAPVTAHQRCSMNFSREIGFYLKSKTCEVFAAPFDVRLTRNTGNGDAQVRTVVQPDLCVVCDPTKLDRRGCLGAPDWIIEIISPGTAAYDNHTKFNLYAENGVGEYWIVFPGERSISVYTLQDSDYQLQGDYYEPGLVPSRTLPELQLQWADVFENVG, from the coding sequence ATGACGCCCACGCTGCCCTCCGTTATCACCGATATCTCGCAGCTCGACCTGAGCCAGTCGTACACCTACGCCGATTACCTGAGCTGGAAATTCACGGAATATGTGGAGCTGATACGCGGTAAGGTGATGCGCAAAATGTCGGCCCCCGTCACCGCGCATCAGCGGTGCTCCATGAATTTTAGCCGAGAAATAGGCTTTTACTTAAAGAGTAAAACCTGCGAAGTTTTCGCCGCGCCCTTCGATGTGCGGCTGACCCGCAACACCGGCAACGGCGACGCGCAGGTGCGCACCGTGGTGCAGCCCGACCTCTGCGTGGTTTGCGACCCCACTAAGCTAGACCGCCGTGGCTGCCTCGGCGCGCCCGACTGGATTATCGAAATTATCTCGCCCGGCACGGCCGCCTACGATAATCACACCAAGTTCAACCTCTACGCCGAGAATGGGGTAGGCGAGTATTGGATAGTCTTTCCCGGCGAGCGCAGCATCTCGGTCTACACGCTGCAAGATAGTGATTACCAGCTCCAAGGCGACTACTACGAGCCCGGCTTGGTACCCAGCCGCACCTTGCCCGAGCTGCAATTGCAGTGGGCCGACGTGTTTGAGAACGTAGGGTAA
- a CDS encoding acetate/propionate family kinase — protein MNIFIINSGSSSIKYQLFAWPNEQPLCSGLVERIGDEQATITHRVFGGETPTEQHLTLPLPDHAAGLREVVRLLTAAPGGVLQDLSEVAVVGHRVVHGGDRFTAATVIDAAVKAEIRRLFALAPLHNPANLVGIEVAEQVFPAARQVAVFDTAFHQTLPDYAFRYALPTPLYTEHGIRKYGFHGTSHQYVAAQAAAYLGRPEARLITLHLGNGCSAAAVRDDKSLDTSMGFSPLAGLVMGTRTGDLDPTILLHLQDALGYAPADVATVLNKQSGMLGLTGANDMRDIGVARAAGDPAATLAYNLYAYRIRQYVGAYTAVLGGLDALVFTAGVGENDALVRQLVCQDMGFFGLVLNEQLNQQRQPGLRDLSAPESRAKILVVPTNEELEIARQCAGLGG, from the coding sequence TTGAACATCTTCATCATCAACTCCGGTAGCAGTTCCATCAAATACCAGCTCTTTGCCTGGCCCAATGAGCAGCCGCTGTGCAGCGGCCTGGTCGAGCGCATCGGCGACGAACAAGCCACTATCACCCACCGGGTTTTCGGCGGCGAAACGCCAACCGAGCAGCACCTGACCCTACCCCTCCCCGACCACGCGGCCGGCCTGCGCGAGGTGGTGCGCCTGCTCACGGCCGCGCCGGGCGGTGTGCTGCAAGACCTCAGCGAAGTGGCCGTGGTGGGCCATCGGGTAGTGCACGGCGGCGACCGATTCACGGCCGCCACGGTTATTGACGCGGCGGTAAAGGCCGAAATCCGGCGGCTATTTGCGCTGGCCCCGTTGCATAATCCGGCCAACCTGGTGGGCATTGAGGTAGCGGAGCAGGTGTTTCCGGCGGCGCGGCAGGTGGCGGTGTTCGACACGGCTTTTCACCAGACCTTGCCCGACTACGCCTTTCGCTACGCGCTCCCTACCCCCCTCTATACCGAGCATGGCATTCGCAAGTACGGCTTTCACGGCACCAGCCATCAGTACGTGGCTGCGCAGGCGGCCGCTTACCTGGGCCGGCCCGAGGCCCGCCTCATCACCCTGCACCTGGGCAACGGGTGCAGCGCGGCGGCCGTGCGCGATGATAAGTCGCTGGATACCAGCATGGGTTTTAGCCCGCTGGCCGGCCTGGTGATGGGCACCCGCACCGGCGACCTTGACCCCACCATTCTGCTGCATCTGCAAGACGCGCTGGGCTACGCGCCGGCCGACGTTGCTACCGTCCTCAACAAACAGAGCGGCATGTTGGGCCTGACCGGAGCTAATGACATGCGCGACATCGGGGTGGCGCGGGCGGCCGGCGACCCGGCCGCTACCCTGGCCTACAATCTCTACGCCTACCGCATCCGGCAGTACGTGGGGGCCTACACGGCCGTGCTCGGCGGCCTCGACGCGCTGGTTTTCACCGCCGGCGTGGGCGAAAACGATGCCCTGGTGCGCCAGCTTGTGTGCCAGGATATGGGCTTTTTCGGCCTGGTTTTAAATGAGCAGCTTAACCAGCAACGCCAGCCCGGCCTGCGCGACCTGAGCGCGCCGGAATCGCGGGCGAAAATCCTAGTGGTGCCGACGAATGAGGAGCTGGAAATAGCGCGGCAGTGCGCGGGATTGGGGGGGTAG
- the pta gene encoding phosphate acetyltransferase: MTKAVFIAAAEPYSGKSLVLLGLVNMLLGQARRVGYFKPLVDYNPPQEANPHLATISSYFKLPLPPADVYAYTRSEALHLLETGAQGELIDTVIRKFKYWEDNYDFTVVEGSDFLGAGTAFEFDANVSIAKNLGVPVILVVSGADKRTAQVVSAVLTALRSFEGREVPVLLVVANRVPPAQVADVQALLRDQLPAAVLLAVIPDDPNLLHPTMREIHAGLGGKLLFGEAGLGNQVDNYIIGAMQVPDFLNYLKENVLIVTPGDRGDIIVSALQANTSANYPRVAGIVLSAGSEPAPPIMRLLEGLPDAVPILSVTTGTFETTTRVSAVKSRFGADNPKKIQLAISTFERFVDVRALEEKLVSFQSEGLTPHMFQYRLLQWAKRQRRHIVLPEGNDDRILRAAAQLLHQDVVDLTILGDPAEVAASAKRLGISLPPTHLRVLDPMNSPQYAGYVETFYELRKDKGVNHDMARDLLRDVSYFGTMMVYQGDADGMVSGAAHTTQHTIRPALQFIKTKPGVSVVSSVFFMCLPDRVAVFGDCAVNPNPTAEQLAEIAISSADSAAAFGIAPRVAMLSYSSGSSGAGADVEKVRQATELVRQQRPDLKVEGPIQYDAAVDPLVGRQKLPDSEVAGQASVLIFPDLNTGNNTYKAVQRETGALAIGPVLQGLNKPVNDLSRGCTVDDVFNTVVITAIQSQM; the protein is encoded by the coding sequence ATGACGAAAGCCGTTTTTATTGCCGCCGCCGAGCCGTACAGCGGCAAGTCCCTGGTGCTGCTGGGGCTAGTGAATATGCTGCTGGGCCAGGCCCGCCGGGTGGGTTATTTCAAGCCGCTCGTGGATTATAATCCCCCGCAGGAAGCCAACCCGCACCTAGCCACCATCAGCAGTTACTTTAAGCTGCCCCTACCCCCCGCCGATGTCTACGCCTACACTCGCTCCGAGGCGCTGCACCTGCTCGAAACCGGTGCGCAGGGCGAATTAATTGACACGGTTATCCGTAAATTCAAATACTGGGAGGACAACTATGATTTTACGGTGGTGGAGGGTAGCGACTTCCTGGGGGCGGGCACCGCGTTTGAGTTCGATGCCAACGTATCCATCGCCAAAAACCTGGGTGTACCGGTTATTCTGGTAGTGTCGGGGGCCGATAAGCGTACGGCGCAGGTGGTGAGTGCGGTCCTCACGGCGCTGCGCAGTTTTGAGGGCCGCGAGGTGCCGGTGCTGCTGGTGGTGGCCAACCGCGTGCCGCCCGCCCAGGTAGCCGACGTGCAGGCCCTGCTGCGCGACCAGCTGCCGGCCGCCGTGCTGCTGGCCGTTATCCCCGACGACCCTAACCTGCTGCACCCCACCATGCGCGAAATTCACGCCGGCCTGGGTGGCAAATTGCTCTTCGGCGAAGCCGGCCTCGGCAACCAAGTAGACAATTACATCATCGGCGCGATGCAGGTGCCGGACTTTCTTAATTACCTGAAGGAGAACGTACTGATTGTAACGCCTGGCGACCGGGGCGACATCATCGTGAGCGCCTTGCAGGCCAATACGTCGGCCAACTACCCGCGGGTAGCGGGCATTGTGCTCTCGGCCGGCTCCGAGCCCGCGCCGCCCATTATGCGGCTGTTGGAAGGCCTGCCCGACGCGGTGCCCATTCTGTCGGTGACGACCGGCACCTTCGAGACCACGACCAGGGTGAGTGCGGTGAAGTCACGCTTCGGGGCCGATAACCCGAAAAAAATTCAGCTGGCTATCAGCACTTTTGAGCGGTTCGTGGACGTGCGGGCTTTGGAAGAAAAGCTGGTCAGCTTTCAGTCGGAAGGGCTTACCCCCCACATGTTTCAGTACCGGCTGCTGCAATGGGCCAAGCGCCAGCGCCGCCACATTGTGCTGCCCGAGGGCAACGACGACCGCATTCTGCGCGCGGCGGCGCAGCTGCTGCATCAGGACGTGGTGGACCTCACCATCCTGGGCGACCCGGCCGAGGTCGCGGCCTCAGCTAAGCGCCTGGGCATCAGCCTACCCCCTACCCACCTGCGCGTGCTCGACCCGATGAATTCGCCGCAGTACGCAGGCTACGTAGAGACGTTTTATGAGTTGCGCAAAGACAAGGGCGTGAACCACGACATGGCCCGCGACCTGTTGCGCGACGTGTCGTATTTCGGCACTATGATGGTATATCAGGGCGATGCTGACGGCATGGTGTCGGGGGCGGCGCACACCACGCAGCACACGATTCGGCCGGCCTTGCAGTTCATCAAAACCAAGCCGGGCGTGTCGGTGGTGTCGTCGGTGTTTTTCATGTGCCTGCCCGACCGCGTGGCCGTGTTCGGCGACTGCGCCGTAAATCCCAACCCCACCGCCGAGCAGCTGGCCGAAATCGCCATTTCGTCGGCCGATAGTGCCGCGGCGTTCGGCATCGCGCCGCGGGTGGCGATGCTCTCGTACTCGTCGGGCAGCTCCGGGGCGGGGGCCGATGTGGAGAAGGTGCGCCAAGCCACCGAGCTGGTGCGCCAGCAGCGCCCCGACCTCAAGGTGGAAGGCCCCATCCAGTACGATGCCGCCGTGGACCCGCTCGTGGGCCGCCAGAAGTTGCCCGATTCCGAGGTGGCCGGCCAGGCCAGCGTCCTCATCTTCCCCGACCTCAACACCGGCAACAACACCTACAAGGCCGTGCAGCGCGAAACCGGCGCGCTCGCCATCGGCCCCGTGCTGCAAGGGCTGAACAAGCCGGTGAATGACCTGAGCCGCGGCTGCACGGTGGACGATGTATTTAATACCGTGGTGATTACGGCCATTCAGAGCCAGATGTGA
- the ppk1 gene encoding polyphosphate kinase 1 → MKLFKSADLIRKSKYISRDLSWLRFNYRVLDQAKDPGRSLFDKLRFMSITSSNLDEFFMIRVGSLYNYLDYGKERVDYSGLRELPFRRKLLDFAHRFVNDQSLTYLNELKPQFEKQGFSIRRVEELTEVELKKVEGYFKNTVFPLLTPMVYDSYHGFPLIINQVLTFGVVTRESNLADAVLPVVSALPPDVEKGQERLTFVQIPQNLTRFFEITRKDRVVFVPIEEIVRANLPKLFRNVEILSADLFRVTRNGDFTLEESEDIDTDFIKEIQTGLKTRKRGRVVRVEVEPDASPYLMNVLRERWNIDNGNIFVIPVLLDMKGLNQILRYPSFKGKGSKLPAPVPPLSLPDGADDNLFEYLKHHDVLLHHPYNSIEPVVRLLERAAEDPQVLGIKQTIYRLAEDSRVTAALLKAAENGKHVSVLFEVKARFDEERNIREGARLEKAGCFVIYGVGKYKTHTKMLMIIRKEGEKVTRYVHIGSGNYNEQTSRLYTDLSMLTTNDTYGHDVSEFFNVITGHSQPDDYEYLITAPRDMRQQLIHLVREEAKNAKKGLPSGIVMKMNSLEDRELIDEFYKASKAGVPIRCIVRGICCLRPGRAGLSENIEVKSIVGEYLEHARLFYFHHNGEAKLFAGSADAMVRSFDRRIEALFLIANPQLRREAILILQLNLLDNLNSYFMREDGAYIRQEPAAGETPVNIHRDFYRRPDEAQLAQATPAGLLALLHEQAAQRRRLAEEVVTANLTPLDGEAGTDGFGPGEVIMEEEVENEADIAATVVDE, encoded by the coding sequence ATGAAGCTTTTCAAATCCGCCGACCTCATCCGCAAAAGCAAGTACATCAGCCGCGATTTGAGCTGGCTGCGGTTTAATTACCGCGTGCTCGACCAGGCCAAGGACCCTGGTCGGTCGCTCTTCGACAAGCTGCGGTTTATGAGCATCACCAGCTCGAACCTGGACGAGTTTTTTATGATTCGGGTCGGCTCGCTTTATAATTACCTCGACTATGGCAAGGAGCGGGTGGACTACTCCGGCCTGCGTGAGCTGCCCTTCCGGCGCAAGCTGCTCGACTTCGCCCACCGCTTCGTTAATGACCAGTCCTTGACGTACTTAAACGAGTTGAAGCCGCAATTTGAGAAGCAGGGATTCAGCATCCGGCGAGTGGAGGAGCTGACCGAGGTGGAGCTGAAAAAGGTAGAGGGCTACTTCAAGAACACCGTTTTCCCGCTGCTCACGCCGATGGTGTACGATTCGTACCACGGCTTCCCGCTTATCATCAACCAGGTGCTAACTTTTGGGGTCGTGACGCGCGAAAGCAACCTGGCCGATGCCGTGCTGCCCGTCGTCAGCGCCCTACCCCCCGACGTGGAGAAGGGCCAGGAGCGCCTCACCTTCGTGCAGATTCCGCAGAACCTGACCCGGTTTTTTGAAATCACGCGCAAGGACCGGGTGGTATTCGTGCCCATCGAGGAAATCGTGCGGGCCAATTTGCCTAAGCTCTTTCGCAACGTCGAAATCCTGTCGGCCGACCTGTTCCGCGTCACCCGCAACGGTGATTTTACGCTGGAAGAATCGGAAGATATTGACACCGATTTTATCAAAGAAATACAAACCGGCCTCAAAACCCGCAAGCGCGGCCGGGTAGTGCGCGTGGAAGTCGAGCCCGACGCTTCGCCCTACCTGATGAACGTGCTGCGCGAGCGCTGGAACATCGATAACGGCAACATCTTTGTCATTCCAGTTCTGCTGGATATGAAGGGGTTAAATCAGATTCTGCGCTATCCCAGCTTCAAGGGCAAGGGCTCGAAGCTGCCCGCGCCGGTGCCGCCGCTGAGCTTGCCCGACGGAGCCGATGACAATTTATTTGAGTACCTGAAGCACCACGACGTGCTGCTGCACCACCCGTATAATTCAATTGAGCCGGTAGTGCGACTGCTGGAGCGCGCCGCCGAAGACCCGCAGGTATTGGGCATCAAGCAGACGATTTATCGGCTGGCCGAAGACTCGCGCGTGACCGCCGCCCTGCTCAAAGCCGCCGAAAATGGTAAGCACGTCTCGGTGCTGTTTGAGGTAAAGGCGCGCTTCGATGAAGAGCGCAATATCCGGGAAGGGGCGCGGCTCGAAAAGGCCGGTTGCTTCGTCATCTATGGGGTAGGGAAGTATAAGACTCACACCAAGATGCTGATGATTATTCGCAAGGAAGGCGAGAAGGTGACGCGCTACGTGCACATCGGCTCGGGCAACTACAACGAGCAAACCTCGCGCCTCTATACCGACCTGAGTATGCTCACCACCAACGACACGTATGGCCACGACGTATCGGAGTTTTTCAACGTTATCACCGGCCACTCGCAGCCCGACGACTACGAATACCTGATTACCGCGCCCCGCGACATGCGTCAGCAGCTCATCCACCTGGTGCGCGAAGAGGCCAAAAACGCTAAAAAGGGCCTACCCAGCGGCATCGTAATGAAGATGAACTCACTGGAAGACAGAGAGTTGATTGACGAGTTTTACAAGGCTAGCAAGGCGGGCGTGCCCATCCGGTGCATCGTGCGGGGCATCTGCTGCCTGCGGCCGGGTAGGGCGGGCCTGAGCGAGAATATCGAGGTGAAAAGCATCGTGGGCGAGTATTTGGAGCACGCCCGACTGTTCTATTTCCATCACAACGGCGAGGCCAAGCTCTTCGCCGGCTCGGCCGACGCGATGGTGCGCTCCTTCGACCGCCGCATCGAGGCGCTGTTCCTGATTGCCAACCCGCAGCTGCGCCGCGAGGCCATCCTGATTTTGCAGCTCAACCTGCTCGATAACCTCAACAGCTACTTCATGCGCGAAGATGGGGCCTACATCCGGCAGGAGCCCGCCGCTGGCGAAACGCCCGTCAACATTCACCGCGATTTCTACCGTCGCCCCGATGAAGCGCAGCTCGCTCAGGCCACGCCCGCCGGCTTACTGGCTCTGCTGCACGAGCAGGCAGCTCAGCGCCGCCGCCTCGCCGAAGAAGTGGTAACTGCCAATCTGACTCCCCTCGATGGGGAAGCCGGCACCGATGGCTTCGGGCCGGGCGAGGTCATTATGGAAGAAGAGGTAGAAAACGAAGCCGATATTGCGGCTACGGTAGTAGACGAGTAA
- a CDS encoding molybdopterin-dependent oxidoreductase, whose amino-acid sequence MDQNPMPPHVSPDGQDLKLPPGSALDREATRRTRRSFISLGLAGLGGVLGWRYLLGRPQVEGVPAPFRKVLNANARLTEAYFRETRLAPEFAKSRAVAKVRTNGDAGLQSDIDLNAWRMKVQPYGGGPAQEFTLADIKALPRVDMTTELKCIEGWSIIVNWSGARFADFLAKYPLASRSRQPLQSSANPPADLAPYVGITTPDEKYYVGLDMQSAIHPQTLLCYEINGQPLSLAHGAPLRLVTPLKYGIKHLKRIGTIAFADAKPADYWAEQGYDWYAGH is encoded by the coding sequence ATGGACCAGAATCCGATGCCCCCGCACGTCTCGCCCGATGGCCAGGACCTGAAGCTGCCGCCCGGCTCGGCCCTCGACCGCGAGGCTACGCGCCGCACCCGGCGCTCGTTTATTAGCCTGGGGTTGGCGGGCCTGGGCGGCGTGCTGGGCTGGCGCTACCTGCTAGGCCGCCCGCAGGTGGAGGGCGTGCCCGCGCCGTTCCGTAAGGTGCTCAACGCCAACGCGCGCCTCACCGAAGCCTATTTTCGCGAAACGCGCCTGGCCCCCGAGTTTGCCAAGAGCCGGGCCGTGGCCAAGGTGCGCACCAACGGCGACGCGGGCCTGCAATCGGACATCGACCTGAACGCCTGGCGGATGAAGGTGCAGCCCTACGGCGGCGGCCCGGCTCAGGAATTCACCCTGGCCGACATCAAAGCCCTACCCCGCGTGGACATGACCACCGAGCTAAAATGCATCGAGGGCTGGAGCATCATCGTGAACTGGTCGGGCGCGCGCTTCGCCGATTTTTTGGCCAAGTATCCGCTGGCCAGCCGCAGCCGCCAGCCCCTTCAGAGTAGCGCTAATCCGCCCGCCGACCTGGCTCCCTACGTCGGCATCACTACCCCCGATGAGAAATACTACGTGGGCCTGGATATGCAAAGCGCCATTCACCCCCAAACCCTGCTTTGCTACGAGATAAACGGCCAGCCGCTGAGCCTGGCCCACGGCGCGCCGCTGCGCCTCGTCACGCCCCTCAAGTACGGTATTAAGCACCTCAAACGCATCGGTACCATCGCCTTCGCCGATGCTAAACCCGCCGACTACTGGGCCGAACAAGGCTATGACTGGTACGCAGGACACTGA
- a CDS encoding acyl-CoA thioesterase, which yields MPYSQTYSVRWAELDPNGHMRHSAYADFAADVRVNWLASLGYTVQKFAELRLGPILFREETKFLKELHGGETIRVDGVMKAATPDGSRWTILHTIYKADGRVAATVEVDGAWLDLDRRKLTVPPAELAQALSSEGNEQ from the coding sequence ATGCCTTATTCCCAAACCTACTCCGTGCGCTGGGCCGAGCTGGACCCCAACGGCCACATGCGCCACTCCGCCTACGCCGATTTTGCCGCCGATGTGCGCGTGAACTGGCTTGCCAGCCTGGGCTACACCGTCCAGAAATTTGCCGAATTGCGCCTCGGCCCCATCCTCTTCCGCGAAGAAACCAAGTTTTTGAAGGAGCTGCACGGCGGCGAAACCATCCGCGTAGATGGCGTGATGAAAGCCGCTACCCCCGACGGCAGCCGCTGGACCATCCTGCACACCATCTACAAGGCCGATGGCCGCGTGGCCGCTACCGTGGAGGTAGATGGGGCCTGGCTCGACCTCGACCGTCGCAAGCTCACCGTGCCACCCGCCGAATTGGCCCAGGCGCTGAGTAGTGAAGGCAATGAGCAATAG